One region of Oryza glaberrima chromosome 7, OglaRS2, whole genome shotgun sequence genomic DNA includes:
- the LOC127779537 gene encoding transcription factor LHW-like isoform X2, giving the protein MKYMRMNAQLLQGLCSDGIWKYVLLWSFQGNRHHGILTWGDVYVDKVITEIKGDLYDSPIDSKNQIVMSTLYNNDQYQSYPLCPIEAALLSMSSHTYSLGEELIGKVALTGQHCWISSYEFSSTFMYKYHEDWQLQFAAGIKTILFVPVVPHGVLQLGSLDLVPESSTSVALIKDLFYKLYDASISGSPSGTGFGYSNTGRQPAAMLPMDSPDVVPHNFFRSIKSSAQLLNNDHLSLLHAFPVLEFASTEDSIVSIYDTSLTACAVEPLDGNDSDIWTNVHEELSQFTRCNTASEADKANISYMDKLINSDSKMSCRSVSHAEDPGYGNIDHFILTEMERENQEHINNYTSVNDYAVTSNPSFHSELHKTLEPISREEREDCMWHIRYRQQESTSSALLQENGNKAGFDKQCENNDYAELLLDAINDQVIWASNSESSHSTDSPVSCATQIQKDDHVPRLDESSVPNFPETNKAILVEEDFISDPIEGMHRETSVEIKGRCRKTGLHRPRPRDRQLIQDRMMELRQLVPNTSKCSIDSLLDKTIAHMQFLQCVSEKADKLEKIINSEGSTKRQPGSCPLKVEVLDQPGHLLLIEMVCEEYGVFLEIAHVLKDLEVTILKGLLESRSDKLWARFVIQASQGFDQMQILYPLMHLLQKQRWS; this is encoded by the exons ATGAAATACATGAGGATGAACGCCCAGTTGTTGCAAGGCCTGTGTTCTGATGGCATATGGAAGTATGTTCTTCTATGGTCATTCCAAGGCAATAGACATCATGG GATATTGACTTGGGGCGATGTTTATGTCGATAAAGTGATCACAGAAATCAAAGGAGATCTTTATGATAGCCCCATTGATAGCAAGAACCAGATAGTAATGTCTACTTTGTACAACAATGACCAGTACCAAAGCTATCCACTGTGCCCCATTGAGGCAGCATTACTGAGCATGTCCAGCCATACATACTCTCTAGGAGAAGA GCTTATTGGTAAAGTAGCGCTTACGGGACAACATTGCTGGATTTCTTCCTATGAGTTCTCTTCAACATTTATGTATAAG TATCACGAGGACTGGCAACTTCAGTTTGCAGCCGGTATCAAG ACAATTCTGTTTGTACCAGTGGTTCCTCATGGGGTTCTTCAACTGGGCTCTTTAGATTTG GTTCCAGAAAGTTCAACATCAGTGGCACTCATCAAGGATTTGTTCTATAAGCTTTATGATGCCTCAATATCTGGCAGTCCTTCAGGCACAGGGTTTGGTTACTCAAATACTGGGAGACAACCTGCTGCAATGCTACCAATGGATTCTCCAGATGTTGTGCCCCATAATTTTTTTCGTTCCATAAAGAGTTCAGCTCAGCTCTTGAACAATGATCACCTTAGTCTCCTACATGCCTTTCCTGTGTTGGAGTTTGCATCAACAGAAGATAGCATTGTAAGCATTTATGACACTAGTCTAACAGCTTGCGCGGTTGAACCCTTGGATGGTAATGACAGTGATATTTGGACCAATGTTcatgaagagttatctcaatttACTCGCTGCAATACAGCCTCTGAGGCAGACAAGGCAAACATAAGCTATATGGATAAGTTGATCAATTCAGATAGCAAAATGAGCTGCAGATCAGTAAGTCATGCGGAAGATCCAGGATATGGTAATATCGATCACTTTATCCTGACAGAAATGGAACGTGAAAATCAAGAGCACATTAACAACTATACCAGTGTAAATGATTATGCTGTGACCTCAAATCCCTCATTTCATTCAGAGCTGCACAAAACTCTTGAGCCAATCTCCAGGGAGGAACGTGAAGACTGCATGTGGCATATCAGATATAGACAGCAAGAATCTACAAGCTCTGCGCTCCTTCAAGAAAATGGAAATAAAGCAGGATTCGACAAACAATGTGAAAACAACGATTATGCAGAGCTGTTACTAGATGCTATAAATGACCAGGTTATTTGGGCATCAAACAGTGAATCTTCTCATTCAACTGATTCTCCAGTTTCATGCGCAACACAAATTCAGAAAGATGACCATGTACCGAGACTAGATGAATCATCAGTTCCGAATTTCCCAG AAACTAACAAGGCCATCTTGGTTGAAGAAGATTTCATTAGTGATCCAATTGAAGGCATGCACAGGGAAACTTCAGTCGAAATAAAGGGGAGATGCAGAAAAACTGGGCTCCATAGACCAAGACCAAGAGACAGACAATTGATTCAGGACAGGATGATGGAGTTGAGGCAGCTTGTTCCAAATACATCAAAG TGCAGCATTGATTCTCTCTTGGACAAAACCATAGCACACATGCAGTTTCTCCAGTGTGTATCAGAGAAAGCCGATAAG CTTGAGAAAATAATAAACAGCGAGGGATCGACCAAGAGGCAACCGGGAAGCTGTCCTCTGAAAGTTGAAGTGCTCGATCAGCCGGGTCATCTCCTCCTGATCGAG ATGGTGTGTGAGGAATACGGTGTGTTTCTTGAGATTGCGCATGTGTTGAAGGACCTTGAGGTGACCATACTGAAAGGGTTGCTGGAGAGCCGTTCAGACAAGCTCTGGGCTCGCTTTGTCATCCAG GCTTCACAAGGCTTCGACCAGATGCAGATTCTATACCCACTGATGCACCTGTTGCAGAAGCAGAGATGGAGCTGA
- the LOC127779537 gene encoding transcription factor LHW-like isoform X1, producing MKYMRMNAQLLQGLCSDGIWKYVLLWSFQGNRHHGILTWGDVYVDKVITEIKGDLYDSPIDSKNQIVMSTLYNNDQYQSYPLCPIEAALLSMSSHTYSLGEELIGKVALTGQHCWISSYEFSSTFMYKYHEDWQLQFAAGIKTILFVPVVPHGVLQLGSLDLVPESSTSVALIKDLFYKLYDASISGSPSGTGFGYSNTGRQPAAMLPMDSPDVVPHNFFRSIKSSAQLLNNDHLSLLHAFPVLEFASTEDSIVSIYDTSLTACAVEPLDGNDSDIWTNVHEELSQFTRCNTASEADKANISYMDKLINSDSKMSCRSVSHAEDPGYGNIDHFILTEMERENQEHINNYTSVNDYAVTSNPSFHSELHKTLEPISREEREDCMWHIRYRQQESTSSALLQENGNKAGFDKQCENNDYAELLLDAINDQVIWASNSESSHSTDSPVSCATQIQKDDHVPRLDESSVPNFPGGQDFSLISIDEGFMSCTMTGSSLTETNKAILVEEDFISDPIEGMHRETSVEIKGRCRKTGLHRPRPRDRQLIQDRMMELRQLVPNTSKCSIDSLLDKTIAHMQFLQCVSEKADKLEKIINSEGSTKRQPGSCPLKVEVLDQPGHLLLIEMVCEEYGVFLEIAHVLKDLEVTILKGLLESRSDKLWARFVIQASQGFDQMQILYPLMHLLQKQRWS from the exons ATGAAATACATGAGGATGAACGCCCAGTTGTTGCAAGGCCTGTGTTCTGATGGCATATGGAAGTATGTTCTTCTATGGTCATTCCAAGGCAATAGACATCATGG GATATTGACTTGGGGCGATGTTTATGTCGATAAAGTGATCACAGAAATCAAAGGAGATCTTTATGATAGCCCCATTGATAGCAAGAACCAGATAGTAATGTCTACTTTGTACAACAATGACCAGTACCAAAGCTATCCACTGTGCCCCATTGAGGCAGCATTACTGAGCATGTCCAGCCATACATACTCTCTAGGAGAAGA GCTTATTGGTAAAGTAGCGCTTACGGGACAACATTGCTGGATTTCTTCCTATGAGTTCTCTTCAACATTTATGTATAAG TATCACGAGGACTGGCAACTTCAGTTTGCAGCCGGTATCAAG ACAATTCTGTTTGTACCAGTGGTTCCTCATGGGGTTCTTCAACTGGGCTCTTTAGATTTG GTTCCAGAAAGTTCAACATCAGTGGCACTCATCAAGGATTTGTTCTATAAGCTTTATGATGCCTCAATATCTGGCAGTCCTTCAGGCACAGGGTTTGGTTACTCAAATACTGGGAGACAACCTGCTGCAATGCTACCAATGGATTCTCCAGATGTTGTGCCCCATAATTTTTTTCGTTCCATAAAGAGTTCAGCTCAGCTCTTGAACAATGATCACCTTAGTCTCCTACATGCCTTTCCTGTGTTGGAGTTTGCATCAACAGAAGATAGCATTGTAAGCATTTATGACACTAGTCTAACAGCTTGCGCGGTTGAACCCTTGGATGGTAATGACAGTGATATTTGGACCAATGTTcatgaagagttatctcaatttACTCGCTGCAATACAGCCTCTGAGGCAGACAAGGCAAACATAAGCTATATGGATAAGTTGATCAATTCAGATAGCAAAATGAGCTGCAGATCAGTAAGTCATGCGGAAGATCCAGGATATGGTAATATCGATCACTTTATCCTGACAGAAATGGAACGTGAAAATCAAGAGCACATTAACAACTATACCAGTGTAAATGATTATGCTGTGACCTCAAATCCCTCATTTCATTCAGAGCTGCACAAAACTCTTGAGCCAATCTCCAGGGAGGAACGTGAAGACTGCATGTGGCATATCAGATATAGACAGCAAGAATCTACAAGCTCTGCGCTCCTTCAAGAAAATGGAAATAAAGCAGGATTCGACAAACAATGTGAAAACAACGATTATGCAGAGCTGTTACTAGATGCTATAAATGACCAGGTTATTTGGGCATCAAACAGTGAATCTTCTCATTCAACTGATTCTCCAGTTTCATGCGCAACACAAATTCAGAAAGATGACCATGTACCGAGACTAGATGAATCATCAGTTCCGAATTTCCCAGGTGGTCAAGACTTTTCACTTATCTCAATCGACGAAGGCTTCATGAGTTGTACAATGACTGGTTCTTCCCTTACAGAAACTAACAAGGCCATCTTGGTTGAAGAAGATTTCATTAGTGATCCAATTGAAGGCATGCACAGGGAAACTTCAGTCGAAATAAAGGGGAGATGCAGAAAAACTGGGCTCCATAGACCAAGACCAAGAGACAGACAATTGATTCAGGACAGGATGATGGAGTTGAGGCAGCTTGTTCCAAATACATCAAAG TGCAGCATTGATTCTCTCTTGGACAAAACCATAGCACACATGCAGTTTCTCCAGTGTGTATCAGAGAAAGCCGATAAG CTTGAGAAAATAATAAACAGCGAGGGATCGACCAAGAGGCAACCGGGAAGCTGTCCTCTGAAAGTTGAAGTGCTCGATCAGCCGGGTCATCTCCTCCTGATCGAG ATGGTGTGTGAGGAATACGGTGTGTTTCTTGAGATTGCGCATGTGTTGAAGGACCTTGAGGTGACCATACTGAAAGGGTTGCTGGAGAGCCGTTCAGACAAGCTCTGGGCTCGCTTTGTCATCCAG GCTTCACAAGGCTTCGACCAGATGCAGATTCTATACCCACTGATGCACCTGTTGCAGAAGCAGAGATGGAGCTGA
- the LOC127779538 gene encoding BTB/POZ and MATH domain-containing protein 3-like encodes MTAAASWSRSVTETVRGSHQYTVKGFSMAKGVGAGRYVSSDTFAVGGYHWAVYLYPDGKNPEDNANYVSVFVALASDGADVRALFELTLLDQSGRGRHKVHSHFDRSLQAGPYTLKYRGSMWGYKRFYRRSLLESSDFLKDDCLVMNCTVGVVKNRLETPKNIHINIPPSDMGRCFNNLLNLRIGCDVSFEVGDERVQAHKWILAARSPVFKAQFFGPIGNPDLHTVIVEDVEPLVFKAMVNFIYSDELPSIHELAGSVSTWTSTVVVQHLLAAADRYGLDRLRLLCEEKLCDELTAETVATTLALAEQHHCTQLKSACLKFTAVRENLGAVMETEGFNYLEETCPSLLSDLLATVAVVDDDAASFNRKRGVGGNEGANPVESVEASDRRIRRRV; translated from the exons atgacggcggcggcgtcgtggtccCGGTCGGTGACGGAGACGGTGCGGGGGTCTCACCAGTACACGGTGAAGGGGTTCTCGATGGCGAAGGGCGTAGGGGCCGGGCGGTACGTGAGCAGCGACACCTTCGCGGTGGGCGGCTACCACTGGGCCGTCTACCTCTACCCCGACGGCAAGAACCCCGAGGACAACGCCAACTACGTCTCCGTCTTCGTCGCCCTCGCCTCCGACGGCGCCGACGTCCGCGCCCTCTTCGAGCTCACCCTCCTCGACCAGtccggccgcggccgccacaAGGTCCACTCCCACTTCGACCGATCCCTCCAGGCCGGACCCTACACCCTCAAGTACCGAGGCTCCATGTG GGGCTACAAGCGCTTCTACCGAAGATCACTCTTAGAATCATCCGACTTTCTCAAGGACGACTGCCTCGTTATGAACTGCACTGTAGGCGTCGTCAAGAACCGTCTCGAAACACCAAAGAACATCCACATCAATATTCCTCCATCCGACATGGGCCGTTGCTTCAACAACCTCCTCAATCTCCGCATCGGCTGTGACGTATCTTTTGAGGTGGGTGATGAAAGAGTCCAGGCGCACAAGTGGATTCTTGCTGCCCGCTCCCCTGTATTCAAAGCCCAATTCTTTGGTCCTATTGGGAATCCTGACCTACACACAGTCATTGTCGAGGATGTAGAACCTCTTGTCTTCAAG GCAATGGTGAATTTCATATACTCTGATGAACTTCCTAGTATTCATGAACTAGCTGGATCTGTCTCAACTTGGACATCGACAGTAGTAGTACAGCATTTGTTGGCGGCTGCTGACAGATATGGACTAGATCGGCTACGTCTGCTATGCGAGGAAAAGTTATGTGATGAACTCACTGCTGAAACAGTTGCAACAACCTTAGCCCTAGCTGAACAACATCATTGTACTCAGCTGAAATCTGCTTGTCTGAAGTTCACTGCTGTTCGGGAAAATCTGGGAG CTGTGATGGAGACAGAAGGATTTAATTACTTGGAGGAGACATGCCCGTCCCTGCTATCTGACTTGTTAGCTACTGTCGCAGTAGTGGATGATGATGCTGCGTCATTCAACCGGAAGAGGGGAGTCGGTGGTAACGAAGGAGCGAATCCTGTGGAGAGCGTGGAGGCTAGTGATAGGCGCATCCGCAGGAGGGTTTAG
- the LOC127779539 gene encoding very-long-chain aldehyde decarbonylase GL1-8, with the protein MMAAAGLESAWEYLITHFSEFQLASIGTFLLHESVFFLSGLPSLLFERLGLFSKYKIQKKSNTPDYQNRCVVRLVLYHVCVNLPLTILSYRTFKFMGLRSTLPLPHWTVVVSQVLFFFVLEDFIFYWGHRALHTKWLYQHVHSVHHEYATPFGLTSEYAHPAEILFLGFATVAGPALTGPHLFTLWVWMVLRVLETVEAHSGYHFPWSPSNFLPLYGGAEFHDYHHRVLYTKSGNYSSTFIYMDWLFGTDKDYRKTKALEEKERTKHL; encoded by the exons atgatggcggcggcggggctggagTCGGCGTGGGAGTACCTCATCACGCATTTCAGCGAGTTCCAGCTGGCCTCCATCGGCACCTTCCTCCTCCACGAGagcgtcttcttcctctccggcctcccctctctcctcttcgaGCGCCTCGGCCTCTTCTCCAAGTACAAGATCCAG AAGAAGAGCAATACACCCGATTACCAGAACAGATGTGTAGTGCGTCTCGTTCTCTACCATGTCTGCGTCAATCTCCCTCTCACCATTTTATCATATCGCACCTTCAAATTCATGGGCTTGAGGAGCACCCTTCCGCTGCCTCACTG GACAGTTGTCGTCTCCCAAGTGCTCTTCTTTTTTGTGCTTGAGGATTTCATATTCTACTGGGGGCATAGGGCACTGCATACCAAATGGCTGTACCAGCATGTTCACAGCGTCCACCATGA ATATGCCACACCCTTTGGCCTAACATCTGAATATGCTCACCCTGCTGAGATTCTATTCTTGGGCTTTGCTACCGTGGCCGGCCCTGCCCTTACTGGCCCTCACCTCTTCACTCTCTGGGTGTGGATGGTCTTGAGGGTCTTGGAGACAGTTGAGGCTCACAGTGGCTACCACTTCCCATGGAGCCCGTCCAATTTCTTGCCATTGTATGGCGG CGCTGAATTCCATGACTATCATCACCGTGTTCTCTACACCAAGTCTGGGAATTACTCGTCGACCTTCATCTACATGGACTG GCTGTTTGGGACTGATAAAGATTACCGCAAGACAAAGGCCCtagaggagaaagaaaggacGAAGCATCTGTAA